A segment of the Pan paniscus chromosome 9, NHGRI_mPanPan1-v2.0_pri, whole genome shotgun sequence genome:
tctcactcatttattcattcccctTCAAGGCAATGGCCCGTCTACCCTATATCCCATTTTAGAGACCCTCTGTGTTATCCACACATTCCACTTTTTTACACTCCCCACCTCCAAGGGGTATGCACATTCTGTCCATTTTACTCAAGAAACATGTTTATTCTCTACTGCTTTGGCTTTGGGCCTCCTAACTTTCCACATTCTAGCAACAGCTCCCTCTTTGAACCACCGGAAAAGCCTCCTGACTGGCCCTCCTGCCACATTATGTCCTCCATGTGTTGCAAGAAGCCTCTTCCttaagtcaatttaaaaaaaaaaaaaaaatcacaaacaccTGCTTCaaatcttttccctttcctttccttccttctttttctttctttatttatttttttttttttttggaggaggaATTCTTGCTAAttgataatatttaatatttaaactcCTTAGATTCACATATGACTTCATAAATTGgctccaactaatttttttccaGCTTCATATCCTGGTATTCAAAGtcatgtacaattttttttattgcacAAAATGTCTCATCTTTCTCTAGAAATAACAGCCCTTGCCATAAATTCCTGCTTTTGTAACATGAAACTGCTTTCCTTTGGAGTGAGACCACTTTGCACCTGGAAGATGCTCATCCTTCAACATCCAGCTTGTCTCCTCCTTAGGAAAATATCCTCTGTTCTGTTGGTGATACTAAAGGCAGTACCCTGAACATGTCTTTGTAAAAGATTTTGCCTTTAGTATTGTGATTACCCATTCACCTGTCTATCCCTTTCCAGAAATGTGAGCTCCTCAAGGGCAGGCTCCAAATCTGACTTTCCTACTATGCACATAGAACGGTACTTGCCATGTAAGAAACAAATCCTTACtgtttggggaaaaaacaaaagtaCAAAGAATACAACtctaaaatgaacaaaaccaatGATAATATGCTGTTTAGAAAGTGTTGAAAaactaggtatggtggctcacacctgtaattccagcactttgggaggctgacgtgtggtggattgcttgagcccaggagttggaggccagcccgggcaacacagtgagaccccaaatctattaaaaaaaaatacaacaattagccgggcatggtagactgtgcctgtagttccagcttttcaggaggctgagagaggaggactgcttgagcccacgaggtcgaggctacagtgagctgtgattatgccactgcactccagcctgggtgccaggataagatcctgtctcaaaaaaaaaaaaaaaaatgtgttgaaatCATTTCTTTCATATCATGTGTTAAATAGGCTTTGAAGGGCTGGCCTTGAAACCTGACAGCTTTGAGCCATCGTGTATCCATGGGAGTAGGCATTCTAGGTTCCAAACAGCACACTTAGAAATGGACTTTGGAACACAACGTGCTACCTCAAGGCTCCACCTGGCCACACAGCAGGCACTGAGGCTGGGAGACAGCCCCTAGACAGATGAGTGTCCGCGCCTCTCTGAGAGGTGAATGAGCCCGGACGGTCCCTACCTACCAAATACTGAGGAGCAGCGGCACCAACGACGCAGGCCCGCCCCAGCCCGCCAGTGAGCCACCCATGCCCTCTGCTAGCCCGGCCTGCCCGGGCCCCCGCCATGCTGATCACCGTGTACTGCGTGCGGAGGGACCTCTCCGAGGTCGCCTTCTCTCTCCAGGTCAGCCCCGACTTTGAGCTCCGAAACTTCAAGGTCCTCTGCGAGGCGGAGTCCAGAGTCCCTGTCGAAGAGATCCAGATCATCCACATGGAGCGACTCCTCATCGACGACCACTGTTCCCTGGGCTCCTACGGCCTCAAAGATGGCGATATCGTGGTTTTACTGCAGAAGGACAATGTGGGACCTCGGGCTCCAGGGCGTGCCCCGAACCAGCCTCGTGTAGACTTCAGTGGCATTGCGGTGCCTGGGACGTCCAGCTCCCGTCCACAGCACCCTGGACAGCAGCAGCAGCGCACACCCGCTGCCCAGCGGTCACAGGGCTTGGCGTCAGGAGAGACGGTGGCCGGCCTGCAAGATCTGGGCAGCCCCGCCCTGATCCGCAGCATGCTGCTCTCCAACCCCCACGATCTGTCCCTGCTCAAGGAACGCAACCCTCCCTTGGCGGAAGCCCTGCTCAGCGGAAGCCTTGAGACCTTTTCTCAGGTGCTGATGGAGCAGCAAAAGGAAAAGGCcttgagagagcaagagaggctTCGTCTCTACACGGCCGACCCACTGGATCGGGAAGCTCAGGCCAAAATAGAAGAGGAAATCCGGCAGCAAAACATTGAAGAAAACATGAATATAGCGATAGAAGAGGCCCCCGAGAGTTTTGGACAAGTGACGATGCTCTACATTAACTGCAAAGTGAATGGGCATCCTTTGAAGGCTTTTGTTGACTCGGGCGCCCAGATGACCATTATGAGCCAGGCTTGTGCCGAGCGATGTAACATCATGAGGCTGGTGGACCGACGGTGGGCTGGGGTTGCTAAAGGAGTGGGCACACAGAGAATTGTTGGCCGTGTTCATCTAGCCCAGATTCAAATTGAAGGTGATTTCTTACAGTGCTCTTTCTCCATACTTGAGGATCAACCCATGGATATGCTTCTAGGCCTAGATATGCTCCGGAGACATCAATGTTCCATCGATTTGAAGAAAAATGTGCTGGTCATCGGCACCACTGGCACGCAGACTTATTTTCTTCCTGAGGGAGAGTTACCCTTATGCTCTAGGATGGTAAGTGGGCAAGATGAGTCTTCGGACAAGGAAATTACACATTCGGTCATGGATTCAGGATGAAACGAGCATTAAAGCACGTTATAAATATGTTACCACCTTGAGGGAGCCTCAGGTCCCCGGAAATTATATGTTAAGAGCTTACTGGCAATGTAATCATTAAAAAACATCAGTAACAACTAAACCTGGCCTTGGGACTACGTTCTCAGATGGGTAACTAACGTCAATCCTGATTCCTTGGTCTTGGTCCCTCTTCCATTTCCCTTGTCCAGAGATCACTGAAAGGCATCCTGGGAAGGCTCTGGAGGCTCCAGCTGATTTCCAGATAAtccatgaaaaagaaaaccagcTTCTTCCTTTAGAGACACTATCCTATCAGATTACAGGTGGCTTATCCAAATCATTGCTATTTTGCAGAATTCCCTGGAAAAAATGCTATGGCTGCAGACCTTACAAGGCATCCACATAAAACTATTTCACATCAGCACTAATAATTCTTTATACTGAGAGAAATATGCCCATTTTCacaggttttgttttctttgggaaaGGTATTAGAAACGGTAGGTCAGTTACACTATGATGTTAACTAATACTTATACATGTCTGTTTGGGGCAGCATAAAGACCAATTTCCTCATATTTACACCTTCCCTTCCCCTGGATCCCCTGCAGTCACCCTGCAATCCACAGCTAAAGACTATTTTTGCCATATTTGAGAAAGTGGATTTATCTCCAAGGATgctatattaattttctatttctcctgcATTCAAAGAAACTCTGGCTATAAAACAAAGGCaataaattagattttttaaaaaagaaattatggtaCTTCTTGGGAGTCAATTTGTACAGTGGTGGGAGTGAGAGGTGGGGACAGGCAGTGGTCCAGGTTCTCTAATAGTCATTGCAACTagatcatctctctctctttttcaaagtaaaaatctGCTTTATACATTAAGCTGCTGCTACATCAGTATTGTTTGAACAAAGGTCTTCACtgttaaaataacatttgaaaactTTTGAATGAGAAGATCTCTAAGGCCTCATTCAGAATTATCCATTCTGACAATGTTACTCTTTATTACAACTGACAGTGGGAAATGGAAGATCCTACACTTAATTACAACCCATGGCTAAAGCACCTGAGAGAAAAGTTTCAGCTTCCTGAGGCCATCAGATGCAGGGGAAATGTTTCAGGACAATAATTTATCAAAACTGATATTACAACAGTGGATTCAAAATCAAGATGTGTATGTTTTGATTACATTTAATTACTTAGACAAATTAGTGCACCTACTTTACAACTGAGATTCCTCacctatgaattttttttttcctgggaggGGTCACTTTTCAAGCACTAAAACCTCATTATGATCTGGGATATCCTTTAAGTTATTCTATTTTCCCGACAAGATATAAAGCCACATAAAGCATTCCCAaaggatacagaaaaaaataactctcCCTTATAATCCCCatatactttttgttttgcttcttggTAATACTAATCACCCTTTCTAAAGAGAGTCACCTCTTCCTTTCCAGCCACCATCAGTTCACCTCCCATTTTTCTTCTCTATAGGTGTTCCCATGCTCACATTTCCCAGTCTGGTCTACATTTGCACAAAGTTTTATACCCAGTAGAACTACTAAAAATGATCAAATGAACAGATTTCTTTCCTACTTTTGTTTGTAATTAAGAACTCAAAACAAATGCAATtaacaaaaaaagacattcagAGTAAAGTCAGGGATAAGCAAAATgcttatgaataaatttaaattgaCCTGATAAATTCATGGATTATCTCACTGACAAAAATATGCAAAGTCCTCAGCACCTTCTTCTGAATTCAATTTTAAGGttcatttatgaaaaaaaggTCTTATTTGCATATATTACATGGGACTCCTCAGGGTGTCTGACCCATTAAAGTTAGCGAcagaatttttaagataaaagacAGTTCACATGATACCAAATCTGACCATACCCACCCTACCTTCTCAGAGGAACACCCCTTCTGAGGTAGCTATAATGTTTTGAGACAAATCTCAGGTATAATTATTTGCTTCTTATTTTGAGCTGAAATCTACTGTCCCATAACTTCCAGTAAGTTGGTCTTCATTCTTCCTTCTGCCAAGACCACATTTAATCTTTCTGGCATGAGATAAactttttaatatatgaaatGAGTATCAGCCCACATATTCATTTTTAGACTTCAGTAGGTTTTCACCAGATTCTTTAACTGTTCCTCATAGGACAAATTTGGATTCTCCTAAAAATTTCACGTTTCTTTGGCCATATTCCAAATCCTAAAAACATgatttgagtgaatgaatgaatgaaaatcatCTATACTGAATTGAAAAGCAATGACTtcaaagaaaaatcattaaacaaaatgaattaattaagcAATGCCTTTAttgattaacttttaaaaatcattgtctTTCAAATCGAAAAGTGTTTGAAAAGTTAGTTTCATTAATGTCTTCATGTAATTCTGTGTATACTTGAAAAGGTCCTaatcaattaaattttaaatggatTAGTTTTGGTAAAAGGCTATATCTTTTGCTTGTCTTCTACATAAATCAGGCACCATGCAAGGTACTTTGCATATTACTGCCCTTAATCCTCaggataaacttaaaaataattatttttaagcccattttgcagatggaaaaTTTGAGGCTCAGAATTATTAGAAACATTCAAATATTCAAAGTtcagtgattttaaattttttttgacaaCAAACTACATTTTACATTGTGACCCAATTttacacactatacacacacaaacacagacatatATTTCTATCTCTCTATACATCACTATATAACTGAAACAAAAAGGATTCTTGAAATGAAATAATAGGATATGTTTTATCATTTCTtagtcttactttttaaaattatattttatgtatcccACCAAGATATTCTGAAACACAATTTACAAAACATGGACTGACTCACCAGATTGCTCTATTCAGAGCTTTTTGATTTCAAATGCCAAGTTCCTTTGTAACTTCTTTATCTGACATATTTTAATGCTAGGTCAAAAACTGCAAAATTCTTACAAAATTTTATTATGTGGAAACTACCAAAATTATGCCAGTAGAAATGACAACAGAGTAGGCAGGACTCAGAATATatacaacaattatttattgaatacacaTAAAATAAGCTCCCAGACAGATTTTTATACATAGAGAAATGAGTAGGTTATAGTTTCAGACCTCAAGGTGATTAGTACCTTGTGGGGGTAGAAGACAGACTTGTAACCAACTAAGAGCAAAAGGAATGGACATGAAATTAATAATATGTTGgtacaaaagaatacattttgtaatggggattatttttaaaataagaagcaaGCCAGTAAATGTACTTTTAATGTGTCTAAAATGTTCATCACTGATGCTGCAACAAAAATCCTCCTCTTAAATTTCAGGTTACTAATATACAACTTATAAATATCTACTTTTGGAAATTTACTACGTGAAAATGGATGAACAAAtaatcattttctgtttttttttcctactaaaaATGAGGATAAAGTAGGCTACATGATGAAATAGACCTTTCCTGTCTCAggccatttaaaaaatccttggCTTCACTTAATGCTCACTTAAATAACCATCTTACCTACAAGAAAATCACTAGTGTGATAGCCATGTATTTCAAGATTACCAGCAACAGATTCTGCTGCAGTTAAACCAGAAGATGGATGTTGTTTGAGATAAGCAGAACATATAATCTTAAcctctttcttaaaatattgggTCATAAAAATTTTCTTGTTTCTAGGGGGAAATCTgttctgcaaaaagaaaaagataaatcgaTGTTTGCAGGTATAAATTCATCTTCACTGCAGGTATTAACTGTTATAATTTTAGTTAAGAGAACATTGTGCTTCTTTCAGAATGCCAGTTATAAAAGGGCCATTTTCTGACATCCAAGATTCCATAAGCACTTAAGTGATGAGAGTGATCTGGGATTCTCACTAGGAAATTGTATGCAATTATATTAATCAGTGCCAACATTCCTAGTTATTCTTTGAACTTGCAAAAGCCTGGAAAACAAAGAAGAGGAGCAAACATAAAGATgggtagagaaagaaggaaaacaaacaaaacaatgcaaGTCTGGGTTGATTTTAACTGATTCTGTCTTAGGTACCGATTTATATGGTGGGAACTGGGCTATGATTATAGACTAGCTACCATTCCGCAATTTTTATCATTGGcaaattatctaaaaataaaaatattttcaagggaAAGCCACAATTAAACTTGCTTTTGAATCCCAGCTTCTTTCCACACCTGGGTCCATCTGTTAGAATCTTTGAATTTCTAAGGATCtgttatcagaaaaaaatggagcTTGCAGTCTTGCTGTGCTTTCTGTGCCTTCCTCAGAGTGCCCAGTTAACAGGCTGTTGAGATGGGTGTACCTGGAGTGGCTTTGTCTCTTACTACAGCAATGAATGTTTTCTGATTGCTTTTTCTTATTAAGAAAGACTTTTATAAATCCAGTTTTTCTATATTTCAAATAAGTAAGGCTCATTTTCAGAGCATCACTATACAAATTACCAGATTATTTCCTCTTATGTTAAAGTCCCTAGGAGGCAATGTGGGCTATGCTTCACGCAAGGGTATTTTTTATGGGTATATTTTTCTACCGTTAATCAATGTATTGATGCCTTGTCCAAATAAAGCAGACAATTACCAAATAAGCATATTCCAGGTAAGCAACTACTTAAATCCATTAAATTCTTACCCTACACCATCAATCACCATTTTGAAACCTTACTTTATCAGGGCTTTACTATAAAGATCCCTTAAGACGCAgaggaaaattaatttaaaattacattaattcACATATTCTGCCTTTCAAACTTCTGTCATGTCTAAGGATTCAATTAGTCTATCAGTCAAAAAGTATTAGTGTTTTGCATTCATACATGTCACTAaaaatttaatgcattttttcAAAAGTTATGTCATTGGCCAATATCATGCAGAGAGATGAAGAAATTTAAAGTATAGCATTAACCTTTAAAGAACTTAAAAGTTCAgttagaggaactagaaaaaaagcagagtaaaatatttaaaaataatgtttaactcAGTACTGAATCACAAAATATAGAATACGGAGTAGAGGGAAATGGTTCCTGCTCCCCATTTGAGACACTAAATACAACAAGGCAGGATCTATTCACCAGAATCTTATTGACCACCTGCTGCATGTCAGGACCATTTTAGGTGATGGATTTCTTCACGCAGCCACCAACTTCTGGTGCTAAACTGGTGTTGAGAGCTGCAGCTCCCAGGCATATCTGAGGATTTATCACCGCCTCGAAGATAAGTCTTCCAAAGTCCCTTTCTGATGACTCAGCTTATCAACCTAGAGTAAGCATATGGCCGATTCTTAGGCTAAACTTCAAGGTGAAGCTTGTGATCTGTTTCTGCCTTGACCCAAGTGGCACTGTGTTCAACTCGCTACTATTAGGGGCTTAATCCTGGAGTACAGTTTGACAATTGTACTAGTTCATATTGTgtggctataaaggaatacctgtggctgggtaatttttaaagtaaagtttatttggctcatggttctgcttactgtacaagaagcatgacaccagcatctgcttctggtgagagcctcGGGAAGCTTTCACttatggtggaagacaaagaggGAGCAGACATGTCATATGGTGAGACAGGCAGCAAGAGAGCCATGGGGGAGGTCATAGATTCTTTTTAACAAGCAGATCTTGCATAGGGGACTCAGTACTGCGGGGAGCACACTGAGCCATTCACAAggcatctgcccccatgacccaaacacctcccactaggccccatctccaacattgtgaatcacatttcaacatgagatttggagaggaaaaATATCTAAACCTTATCAGCAATTGTAAACAAATACTTCTCTTATAAAGTTAATGAAAAGGATTTGGGGCTTACACAATAGGCAAACAACCAGTGAAATAGTCACAAGGAATTGACTACCAACAATGAGTCGACTGGATGAAGCATTTGTCACATACTTTAATTCCAGGGAATAACAGAACAGGAATTCTCAaagacaatgagataccaaccaGAGAGCAGTTATAGAAATGCTTGGGCATTTATAAAACTGAGAATGGAACCTAAAATTACTACCAAAAATCCAGTAAGTGCTAAGATTTTCTGAAGTAGTCATAATCTTATTAATAATTGTACCTTTAGTCTAACGATCATAAGTTTAGTGCTAGTATCTTTAGTGCTAGTAAAATAAAGCAATATGGTTGCCTTAGTGCTTTATGTGAAGGACAGTATCTGATTAATAAATATAGATAACATACATGAATAAATGGACAAAGTATCACATGTTATTAATAAGCCAACGTAGAAAAAAAGTGGCATTTTTTAACCTTGACTTAGCTAtataaaaaaaggtaaaagtaaaTCATATATGGAcagtaagaatattttaaatatttagaatattttcaataattagAATAAATATGCTATGGGCTGACAATTTAATCaatatttgcatgtataaatGTACATGTAAGCTATCTACAAATAAACCATTAAAATGCTTTTAATCTGGCAAAGTTGCCAGTGGTTCCACTCCAAGGGCAATATACCAAGTGTCTGCAGTGCCATCTCatcccagtttgcctgggactgtCCTGGTTTTAAAACTGATattcttggccgggtgtggtggctcacccctgtaatcccagcactttgggaggccaaggtgaatggatcacgaggtcagaagatggagaccatcctggctaaaatggtgaaaccccatctctactaaaaatacaaaaaattagctgggcttggtggcgggtgcctgtagtcccaggtagtccggaggctgaggcaggagaatggctcgaacccggggggcggagcttgcagtgagccgagatcgcaccactgcactccagcctcggcgacagagggagactctgtctaaaaacaaacaaacaaacacctgaTATTCTTGTATCCCAGTATCCCTACATTCCTGGGGCAAACCAGAATGGCTGGTCACCATACTAGTGTTAGAAGCGGATTTTTAATTTTGTGCTCATGAGCATGTTGTGAACTTCTAAACAAGCTGAAAATAGGCCTGAATGATCAATGATCAGTATATGTCTAAATGTTGAAAGTAGAATGTCCTATTCTCTTTATATAGGAGATATTACCTTATTTAAACTCATTTATAAGATATTTCTGGACTGGAAAGTTAAGTATCTTAAAAATGATAAGAAACTcacattaaaaatactaaaatgatttaattaaataatcCTACAAATTTTTTCAAGAAGATTCATACTACAGCTGAAATTGATCAAACTGCTTTAATTTTCAAGTCTCCTTAGAAATGGTACATGTTTATGCAACAAAAAAAGTGAGTACAAACTGACATCAGAAAATGAGAGCATGGGAtactcaaaataaatatttaagttatCTATCAACTTGGGTTATCCTGGAAAAGCATAGATGAAACaacattttaccatttttatactaATAGGTAAGGATAGTGATAGACTGAATTTAAGTCTGAAAGTAAATCCtaggtttttagttttttaagagaaTATTTGAGCAAAGGAATAGAAACTTCAGAAGAAACACAAATAATGATGTtactttcacatttatttcaagttTTCATGGAGCTATTGAAGGTCAAGATGCAATGAACAGAAT
Coding sequences within it:
- the DDI1 gene encoding protein DDI1 homolog 1; the encoded protein is MLITVYCVRRDLSEVAFSLQVSPDFELRNFKVLCEAESRVPVEEIQIIHMERLLIDDHCSLGSYGLKDGDIVVLLQKDNVGPRAPGRAPNQPRVDFSGIAVPGTSSSRPQHPGQQQQRTPAAQRSQGLASGETVAGLQDLGSPALIRSMLLSNPHDLSLLKERNPPLAEALLSGSLETFSQVLMEQQKEKALREQERLRLYTADPLDREAQAKIEEEIRQQNIEENMNIAIEEAPESFGQVTMLYINCKVNGHPLKAFVDSGAQMTIMSQACAERCNIMRLVDRRWAGVAKGVGTQRIVGRVHLAQIQIEGDFLQCSFSILEDQPMDMLLGLDMLRRHQCSIDLKKNVLVIGTTGTQTYFLPEGELPLCSRMVSGQDESSDKEITHSVMDSG